From the genome of Pradoshia eiseniae:
AAGATGGACGTCCAGCCATTCGGGAAAAAGCCGCCATGGCCTGTGAAGTTCTGCAAATAATTCGATTCATTACTTGGAATAAGTCCAAATAAAATACATGCCCCAAGGATGATAAAAAGAATGATCATCGTGATTTTGATTCCGGCAAACCAGAATTCAAACTCTCCGTAATTTTTCACATTCATCATATTGATGCCTATGACAAAGGCTGTGCAGACAAGGCTTAAGGCCCACAGCGGAATGGATGGGAACCAATATTGCAGGAAGCTCCCTGCCACGACCACCTCAATGACGCACACCGCAAGCCACATAATGCAATACATCCAGCCGACGACAAACGAGACCCGTTTTCCGAACGCTCTATGTATGAACCCCTTCATATTCGTATTTGGATACACGAGGGCCATTTCAGCTATGGCTCCCATCACGACAAGCAGCAGGAGGCCTGCGAACACATAGGTTAAGATGACCCCCGGTCCTGCTAATGTCACCGTTTCGGCACTTCCTTTAAAAATACCTGTCCCAATCGCTCCGCCCATCGCCATCATCGTAATATGGCGAGGCAAGAGTCTTTTTTGAAGCGTTTCATTTTGGTTCGAAATCACACACATTTCCTCCTTCAATCTATTTATAATGGACCCCCCGTATAACATTTTCTATGTTTCTAGTTAAGCCATATCAATCAGCCATAATGTTGGATTCTCGATGTATTGTTTAAATGCATTCGTAAAGGCAACGGCGGTTGCGCCGTCTGCGACACGGTGGTCAAAGGACATGGAGATATTCATCATGCTCCGGATGGCGATTTCATCATTCTCCATCACAACCGGCATTTTCTTTGTTTTATGAAAAGCAATCAGCCCCGTTTGCGGGTAATTGATGATTGGGGTCGCCCCCATGCTTCCAAGCGGTCCAACATTGCTGATTGTGAATGTGCCCCCTCTCATGTCCACACCTGTCAGAGTACCTTCCTTCGCTTTTAGTGTCAGTTCTTTTTGCTTCCTATGAATCTCTTGGACTGACAACCGATCCGCATGATGAATGACCGGCACAACCAGGCCATCCTCTGTGTCAGCGGCAATACCGATATGGTACTCTTTTTCAAGAATGATGACTTCCTGTTCTTCATCCAGCTTGGCATTGAAGACCGGATATTGTTTCAAGGCTTGGGTGATGGCCTTTATTAGGAAGGCTGTTACCGAAACCGATCTTCCCATCGCATCAATTTTCTTGCGGTAGGCCAAAAGCTCCGTCATATCCACCTCCTCGAAATGCGTGACATGCGGAATGGTGTAGAGTGACTTCACCATATTTTTGGCAATCTGCTTGCGGCGTCCCCTGAAAGGAATGGTCTCTGCGTTCGGGCGACTGCCTTGTGCATTATCTACTGTCTCTTTTGGCTCAGGGGCTGCTGGAAGAGAGATGACTTCCTTTTTCTCTTCTTTCACCTCTTCCCCATGGCTATTGCTTTTCGCAAAATTATAGACATCTTCGACGGTAATGCGGCCATTCTTTCCTGTTCCTTTGATCTGTTGAATATCCACCCCGACTTCCCGCGCAATCTTTCGTGTATATGGAGCCGCCTTAATAAAGAGGCGCTCTGTTCTCTTGTTTGGCTGTGCGATGTATTCAAGGATTGGTTCTGCAGAGACAGCCGTTTCCTTGCCGCCCGCCTCTTCGAGCACGAGCAGCGTCGTTCCGACCGAAACCGTATTTCCTTTATCAATAACGATATCTTTGACAA
Proteins encoded in this window:
- a CDS encoding dihydrolipoamide acetyltransferase family protein, with translation MVEVKLHDIGEGMTEGEILHYFVKVGDAVKTDQPLVEVQTDKMVAELPSPASGVVKDIVIDKGNTVSVGTTLLVLEEAGGKETAVSAEPILEYIAQPNKRTERLFIKAAPYTRKIAREVGVDIQQIKGTGKNGRITVEDVYNFAKSNSHGEEVKEEKKEVISLPAAPEPKETVDNAQGSRPNAETIPFRGRRKQIAKNMVKSLYTIPHVTHFEEVDMTELLAYRKKIDAMGRSVSVTAFLIKAITQALKQYPVFNAKLDEEQEVIILEKEYHIGIAADTEDGLVVPVIHHADRLSVQEIHRKQKELTLKAKEGTLTGVDMRGGTFTISNVGPLGSMGATPIINYPQTGLIAFHKTKKMPVVMENDEIAIRSMMNISMSFDHRVADGATAVAFTNAFKQYIENPTLWLIDMA